Genomic window (Gammaproteobacteria bacterium):
GGATAGAGAAGCGGTTCGCGATTGTTGGCCTCACATGATGACATGCTTCTGCCCAGCCAGTATGAAACGGGGTAGACGAGCAATCGAGACAGGTTATAGATACGCTGATCACATATCAAACGAGTCTGACCCCATTGATTACGGCAAGGTTTCAGGATTCCCGGTTCTGCTTGAAGTCCTTCGACCGCAGGCCGTGTTTCTTCAGCAGCGTCTGCAGGTGGGACCGGTTCATTTCGATGCGCCGCGCCAGGTCCGTCACCTTGCCCTGAGTCTCTCTCAACCCGGATTCCAGATACTGCTTCTCAGCCTCGTCGCTCGCCGCCTTCTTCACCTCCACCAGCGAGACGTGCGGCGAGATCTCGCTGTTGGCGATCGAGGTGCGCGCCACGGATTCCGGGCGTATGTCTTCGGGCAGATTGTCGAGATCGGCGGTATCCCCCGACAGGCAGGTGAGCCGGTAGATGATATTTCGAAGTTCCCGGATGTTTCCCGGGTAGTCGTAGCGGAGCAGGAAGCCGTGCAGCCTCGCGCTCATCCTGATCGGCGCGCGCCTGAGTTTTTCCGCGGCCTCGTCGGTGAAGTACTCGATCAGCAAGGCCAGTTCGTCCTTGCGTTCGCGCAAGGGCGGGACGGTCACGTGGATCACGCTGAGTCGGTAGAACAGGTCTTCCCGGAACTTTCCTTCCTGACTGAGCTCCCTCAGGTTCTTGTTGGTCGCGGCCACCACGCGCGCGTCCACCTCGATCAGGGCGTCCGAACCCACACGCTGGATCTCGTTCGATTGCAGGACCCGCAGCAGTTTGACCTGGCTGGTCAAGGGCAGCTCGCCGATCTCGTCCAGGAAGATGGTGCCCTTGTCTGCGCTCTCGAACTTGCCCTTGCGGTCGCCGGTCGC
Coding sequences:
- a CDS encoding sigma-54 dependent transcriptional regulator — its product is MKLYDIKPQSSSISYAGLLEKIEIIRSRLRWSQRMERAEIQKLLDQCNALRDDVMQLSHKERFVQASAGKKAEAPASERERRQALLDRSFVFEGVFGENPKLLESLETAEKAAPTDLPVLIDGESGTGKELMAKVIHANGDRTDMPYISINCGAIPENLLESELFGHKKGAFTGATGDRKGKFESADKGTIFLDEIGELPLTSQVKLLRVLQSNEIQRVGSDALIEVDARVVAATNKNLRELSQEGKFREDLFYRLSVIHVTVPPLRERKDELALLIEYFTDEAAEKLRRAPIRMSARLHGFLLRYDYPGNIRELRNIIYRLTCLSGDTADLDNLPEDIRPESVARTSIANSEISPHVSLVEVKKAASDEAEKQYLESGLRETQGKVTDLARRIEMNRSHLQTLLKKHGLRSKDFKQNRES